A single genomic interval of Hevea brasiliensis isolate MT/VB/25A 57/8 chromosome 4, ASM3005281v1, whole genome shotgun sequence harbors:
- the LOC110665858 gene encoding cyclin-dependent kinase inhibitor 5 isoform X1: MGKYMRKAKTTGEVAVMDLSLGVRTRAKTLALQRQAILPQPPPAPAQPPPQPAFGYLQLRSRRLVKPPILVHDSKRQKHGHNKEAQNPNANSMAGSRVRVGSTDSGTNGAGQKKDVNGENKEEDIQEKHNDGEHNNNNDTDINESKDLGIEASFGENVLDIEGRERSTRESTPCSLIRDPETIRTPGSTTRPASSTEISRRLQNSTRRHIPTAHEMDEFFAGAEQEQQRQFIEKYNFDPVNDKPLPGRYEWEKLDP; encoded by the exons ATGGGGAAGTATATGAGGAAGGCCAAAACGACAGGCGAGGTAGCTGTTATGGACCTCTCCCTTGGTGTCCGTACCCGCGCCAAAACCCTAGCCCTTCAACGCCAAGCCATATTGCCTCAGCCTCCTCCTGCTCCTGCTCAGCCTCCTCCGCAGCCTGCCTTTGGGTACCTCCAGCTCCGTAGCCGTCGCCTTGTTAAGCCGCCGATTCTTGTACATGATTCCAAGCGGCAAAAACATGGTCACAATAAAGAGGCGCAAAACCCTAACGCTAATTCGATGGCGGGTTCGAGAGTGCGGGTGGGTTCTACGGATTCCGGAACTAATGGGGCGGGTCAAAAGAAGGATGTGAATGGCGAAAATAAAGAAGAGGATATACAAGAGAAGCACAATGACGGCGAGCATAACAACAATAACGATACCGATATTAATGAGAGCAAGGATTTGGGCATTGAGGCTTCGTTTGGAGAGAACGTTTTGGACATTGAAGGTAGAGAGAG AAGCACTCGGGAATCCACTCCTTGCAGTTTGATAAGGGACCCAGAAACCATTAGAACCCCTGGTTCGACTACTAGACCTGCCAGCTCAACTGAAATTAGCAGGAGATTACAGAACTCCACGCGTAGACACATTCCAACAGCACATGAAATGGACGAGTTCTTTGCTGGAGCTGAACAAGAGCAGCAGAGACAATTTATTGAGAA GTATAACTTTGACCCCGTTAATGACAAGCCACTCCCTGGACGTTATGAATGGGAGAAGCTGGATCCTTAG
- the LOC110665858 gene encoding cyclin-dependent kinase inhibitor 3 isoform X2 produces MGKYMRKAKTTGEVAVMDLSLGVRTRAKTLALQRQAILPQPPPAPAQPPPQPAFGYLQLRSRRLVKPPILVHDSKRQKHGHNKEAQNPNANSMAGSRVRVGSTDSGTNGAGQKKDVNGENKEEDIQEKHNDGEHNNNNDTDINESKDLGIEASFGENVLDIEGRESTRESTPCSLIRDPETIRTPGSTTRPASSTEISRRLQNSTRRHIPTAHEMDEFFAGAEQEQQRQFIEKYNFDPVNDKPLPGRYEWEKLDP; encoded by the exons ATGGGGAAGTATATGAGGAAGGCCAAAACGACAGGCGAGGTAGCTGTTATGGACCTCTCCCTTGGTGTCCGTACCCGCGCCAAAACCCTAGCCCTTCAACGCCAAGCCATATTGCCTCAGCCTCCTCCTGCTCCTGCTCAGCCTCCTCCGCAGCCTGCCTTTGGGTACCTCCAGCTCCGTAGCCGTCGCCTTGTTAAGCCGCCGATTCTTGTACATGATTCCAAGCGGCAAAAACATGGTCACAATAAAGAGGCGCAAAACCCTAACGCTAATTCGATGGCGGGTTCGAGAGTGCGGGTGGGTTCTACGGATTCCGGAACTAATGGGGCGGGTCAAAAGAAGGATGTGAATGGCGAAAATAAAGAAGAGGATATACAAGAGAAGCACAATGACGGCGAGCATAACAACAATAACGATACCGATATTAATGAGAGCAAGGATTTGGGCATTGAGGCTTCGTTTGGAGAGAACGTTTTGGACATTGAAGGTAGAGAGAG CACTCGGGAATCCACTCCTTGCAGTTTGATAAGGGACCCAGAAACCATTAGAACCCCTGGTTCGACTACTAGACCTGCCAGCTCAACTGAAATTAGCAGGAGATTACAGAACTCCACGCGTAGACACATTCCAACAGCACATGAAATGGACGAGTTCTTTGCTGGAGCTGAACAAGAGCAGCAGAGACAATTTATTGAGAA GTATAACTTTGACCCCGTTAATGACAAGCCACTCCCTGGACGTTATGAATGGGAGAAGCTGGATCCTTAG
- the LOC110665859 gene encoding 26S proteasome non-ATPase regulatory subunit 1 homolog A — protein MAATMVSSAGALLAMLNETHPQLKQHALYNLNKFVDQFWPEISTSVPLIESLYEDEEFDQHQRQLAALVVSKVFCYLGDLNDSLSYALGADSLFDVSEDSDYVHTLLAKAIDEYASLKSKAIESNAEEANVDPRLEAIVERMLDKCIMDGKYQQAMGIAIECRRLDKLEEAITRSDNIHGTLSYCINVSHAFVNRREYRREVLRLLVNVYQKLPSPDYLSICQCLMFLDEPEGVASILEKLLRSGNKDDALLAFQIAFDLVENEHQAFLLNVRDRLSVPKSQSSESVQPKPSDPEPTQNENSTASEDVPMTEGSSVSTATVQETDPNEAIYAERLTKIRGILSGETSIQLTLQFLYSHNKSDLLILKTIKQSVEMRNSVCHSATIYANAIMHAGTTVDTFLRENLDWLSRATNWAKFSATAGLGVIHRGHLQQGRSLMRPYLPQGGSGGGGSPYSEGGALYALGLIHANHGEGIKQFLRDSLRSTNVEVIQHGACLGLGLAALGTADEDIYDDIKSALYTDSAVAGEAAGISMGLLMVGTASEKASEMLTYAHETQHEKIIRGLALGIALTVYGREEEADTLIEQMTRDQDPILRYGGMYALALAYRGTANNKAIRQLLHFAVSDVSDDVRRTAVLALGFVLYSEPEQTPRIVSLLSESYNPHVRYGAALAVGISCAGTGLSEAISLLEPLTSDVVDFVRQGALIAMAMVMVQMNEASDSRVGTFRRQLEKIILDKHEDTMSKMGAILASGILDAGGRNVTIRLLSKTKHDKVTAVVGLAVFSQFWYWYPLIYFISLSFSPTAFIGLNYDLKVPKFEFISNAKPSLFEYPKPTTVPTTTSAVKLPTAVLSTSAKAKARAKKEAEQKANAEKAAAAAESSSAAANTGKDKSSNEKDGDSMQVDSQPEKKAEPEPSFEILTNPARVVPAQEKFIKFMEDSRYAPVKLAPSGFVLLRDLQPTEPEVLSLTDALSSTVSPAGGSAAGQQGSASAMAVDEEPQPPQPFEYTS, from the exons ATGGCTGCGACGATGGTGAGCTCGGCTGGTGCTTTGCTTGCGATGCTTAACGAGACTCACCCGCAACTTAAGCAACACGCTTTGTATAACCTTAACAAATTTGTGGATCAGTTCTGGCCGGAGATCTCCACCAGTGTGCCATTGAT AGAGAGCTTATATGAAGATGAGGAGTTTGATCAGCATCAGAGACAGCTTGCTGCGTTAGTTGTTTCCAAG GTTTTTTGTTACTTGGGTGATCTAAATGATTCCTTATCATACGCCCTCGGAGCTGATTCTCTTTTCGATGTCTCAGAGGATTCTGATTACGTTCATACCCTTCTTG CTAAGGCAATAGATGAGTATGCTAGTCTAAAGTCAAAGGCAATTGAATCAAATGCTGAGGAAGCAAATGTGGACCCTAGGCTGGAGGCAATTGTGGAGAGAATGCTGGACAA GTGTATTATGGATGGAAAATACCAACAAGCCATGGGAATTGCAATTGAATGTAGAAGACTGGACAAACTTGAGGAAGCAATAACAAGGAGTGATAATATTCATGGAACTCTTTCATATTGCATCAATGTTTCACATGCTTTTGTTAATCGTAGAGAATATCGTCGTGAG GTGCTTCGACTTCTTGTTAATGTTTATCAGAAGCTGCCTTCTCCTGATTATTTGAGCATTTGTCAATGTCTCATGTTCCTGGATGAACCTGAAGGTGTAGCAAGCATACTGGAAAAGCTTTTGCGTTCTGGAAATAAGGATGACGCTTTGCTTGCATTTCAAATAGCCTTTGATCTTGTGGAGAATGAGCACCAAGCTTTTCTATTAAATGTTAGAGATCGCCTTTCAGTTCCAAAGTCTCAATCTTCAGAGTCAGTGCAGCCAAAACCTAGTGATCCAGAGCCGACACAAAATGAAAATTCTACTGCTTCAGAGGATGTTCCAATGACAGAAGGATCTTCAGTTTCAACTGctactgtgcaggaaactgatcCAAATGAAGCAATATATGCTGAGAGGCTGACAAAAATCAGGGGAATTTTGTCTGGGGAGACATCAATTCAGTTGACTCTACAATTTCTATACAGTCATAACAA ATCAGATCTTCTTATTCTGAAGACAATCAAGCAGTCTGTTGAGATGAGGAATAGTGTTTGTCACAGTGCAACTATTTATGCTAATGCAATTATGCATGCTGGTACAACTGTGGATACATTCCTCAGGGAGAATTTG GATTGGTTGAGCAGGGCCACAAATTGGGCCAAATTTAGTGCCACGGCAGGTCTTGGTGTTATCCACAGAGGTCACCTGCAGCAGGGCAGGTCGCTAATGAGACCTTATTTGCCCCAGGGCGGATCTGGTGGTGGAGGTAGTCCATACTCAGAAGGTGGTGCTCTTTATGCTTTGGGTCTTATACATGCGAACCATGGCGAGGGCATCAAACAATTCCTTCGTGACAGCCTACGTAGCACAAATGTAGAG GTCATTCAACATGGTGCATGCTTAGGTCTGGGTTTGGCAGCTTTAGGAACTGCTGATGAAGAtatatatgatgatatcaaaagcGCTTTGTATACTGATAGTGCTGTTGCTGGTGAGGCTGCTGGTATTAGTATGGGTTTGCTTATGGTTGGAACTGCAAGTGAGAAAGCAAGTGAGATGCTTACTTATGCTCATGAGACACAGCATGAGAAGATCATTAg AGGATTGGCATTAGGGATAGCCCTCACTGTTtatggaagagaagaagaagCAGACACGCTAATTGAGCAGATGACTCGTGATCAGGATCCAATACTTCGTTATGGAGGTATGTATGCATTGGCATTGGCCTACAGGGGAACAGCAAACAACAAGGCCATCCGCCAACTGTTGCACTTTGCCGTATCAGATGTGAGTGATGATGTAAGGAGGACTGCAGTTCTTGCACTTGGATTTGTCCTGTACTCTGAACCAGAGCAG ACTCCTCGAATTGTCTCCTTGCTGTCGGAGTCGTACAACCCACATGTGCGATATGGTGCAGCTCTTGCGGTAGGCATTTCCTGTGCAGGCACTGGCTTGAGTGAGGCTATATCATTGCTGGAACCTTTGACATCAGATGTTGTTGATTTTGTTCGTCAAGGTGCTCTTATTGCAATGGCTATGGTCATGGTGCAGATGAATGAGGCCAGTGATTCTCGTGTTGGAACATTCAG ACGTCAATTGGAAAAGATAATTCTTGATAAGCATGAAGACACCATGAGCAAGATGGGTGCAATCCTTGCTTCTGGAATACTTGATGCTGGTGGAAGGAATGTAACAATAAGATTGCTTTCTAAGACAAAACATGATAAAGTCACTGCAGTAGTTGGCCTAGCTGTTTTTAGCCAGTTTTGGTATTGGTATCCTCTCATTTATTTCATAAGCTTGTCATTCTCACCCACAGCCTTTATTGGGCTGAACTATGACTTGAAAGTTCCAAAATTTGAGTTCATATCAAATGCAAAGCCTTCTTTATTTGAGTATCCGAAGCCAACCACTGTGCCCACTACCACATCTGCTGTGAAACTTCCCACTGCAGTTCTGTCAACTTCAGCGAAGGCCAAAGCTAGGGCCAAGAAAGAAGCAGAGCAGAAAGCTAATGCTGAAaaggcagcagcagcagcagagtCTTCATCTGCTGCAGCAAATACTGGAAAAGATAAATCATCGAATGAGAAGGATGGGGATTCCATGCAG GTTGATAGCCAGCCGGAGAAGAAAGCAGAGCCTGAACCTTCTTTTGAAATTTTGACCAACCCAGCAAGAGTTGTTCCTGCCCAGGAGAAGTTCATTAAATTTATGGAAGATAGCAGATATGCACCAGTGAAGTTAGCGCCTTCAGGGTTTGTCCTCCTGAGAGACCTGCAACCAACTGAACCAGAGGTACTTTCTCTCACGGATGCACTGTCATCCACAGTGTCACCTGCTGGTGGTTCAGCTGCGGGACAGCAAGGTTCTGCATCAGCCATGGCTGTTGATGAGGAGCCCCAGCCACCTCAGCCTTTTGAGTATACTTCGTGA
- the LOC131179182 gene encoding transcription factor FAMA-like isoform X2, whose product MDKEDNYSVTFTGLDYSLNHHHHHQQQDHELIKSRIGEGSGDSSNGMIDYMLNNPHPHQQQLSYEFCISTSLDKLSFADVMQFSDFGPKLALNQTKISEVETGIDPVYFLKFPVLNDKREGQSLMVPQLGGENEERFKGGSSVENKAGFVREDRVVREEVEARTSDNTSVQLQLLGDQDLQNKNPIPEAKNKRKRPRTIKTSEEVESQRMAHIAVERNRRKQMNEHLRVLRSLMPGSCVQRGDHASIIGGAIEFVRELEQLLQCLESQKRRRLYGEASRQMGDSSLAIQQPQPPLFPPLPLPDDHMKLVDFETELREETAENKSCLADVEVKLLGFDAMIKILSRRRPGQLINTIAALEELELNILHINITTIEQTVLYSFNVKIESESRFTAEDIASSVQQIFNFIHANSSM is encoded by the exons ATGGATAAAGAAGACAACTACTCG GTAACCTTTACTGGTCTAGATTACTCTCTGAACCACCATCATCACCATCAACAACAAGATCACGAACTCATTAAGTCTCGAATTGGTGAAGGTTCTGGCGATAGCAGCAACGGAATGATCGATTATATGCTCAATAATCCTCATCCTCATCAGCAACAGCTATCATATGAGTTTTGCATTTCAACTTCCCTTGATAAATTGAGCTTCGCAGATGTTAtgcaattttcagattttgggCCTAAGTTGGCCTTAAATCAAACTAAGATATCTGAGGTAGAAACTGGTATTGATCCAGTTTACTTCCTGAAGTTTCCTGTATTGAACGATAAGAGGGAGGGACAGTCTCTAATGGTTCCTCAACTAGGTGGAGAAAATGAAGAGAGATTTAAAGGAGGGAGTAGTGTGGAAAATAAAGCAGGATTTGTGAGAGAAGATAGGGTTGTTAGAGAGGAAGTAGAAGCTAGGACTTCGGATAATACTTCGGTGCAACTCCAGTTACTTGGAGATCAAGATCTTCAAAACAAGAACCCTATACCGGAGGCGAAGAACAAGCGGAAAAGGCCAAGGACTATCAAGACAAGTGAGGAAGTGGAAAGCCAAAGAATGGCTCATATTGCAGTGGAAAGAAATCGAAGGAAGCAAATGAATGAGCATCTTCGAGTTTTGAGGTCTCTCATGCCAGGATCTTGTGTGCAAAGG GGAGATCATGCTTCTATTATTGGTGGAGCCATTGAGTTCGTTAGGGAATTGGAGCAACTCCTTCAATGCCTAGAATCTCAAAAGAGGCGAAGACTCTATGGCGAAGCTTCAAGACAGATGGGAGATTCCTCTCTTGCAATCCAGCAACCTCAACCTCCATTGTTTCCCCCTTTGCCTCTTCCAGATGATCATATGAAACTTGTAGACTTCGAAACTGAACTCCGCGAGGAAACTGCTGAGAACAAGTCCTGCCTGGCTGATGTTGAGGTGAAGCTTTTAGGGTTTGATGCTATGATCAAGATCCTATCTAGGAGAAGGCCAGGTCAGCTCATTAACACCATCGCGGCTCTAGAAGAATTGGAGCTTAACATCCTCCACATCAACATTACCACCATTGAACAAACTGTTCTCTATTCATTCAATGTCAAG ATTGAAAGTGAATCCAGGTTCACAGCAGAAGATATAGCAAGCTCGGTACAACAGATATTCAATTTTATTCATGCAAACAGCAGCATGTGA
- the LOC131179182 gene encoding transcription factor FAMA-like isoform X1 yields MFLLIDHFITLLHFSEIYLLQVTFTGLDYSLNHHHHHQQQDHELIKSRIGEGSGDSSNGMIDYMLNNPHPHQQQLSYEFCISTSLDKLSFADVMQFSDFGPKLALNQTKISEVETGIDPVYFLKFPVLNDKREGQSLMVPQLGGENEERFKGGSSVENKAGFVREDRVVREEVEARTSDNTSVQLQLLGDQDLQNKNPIPEAKNKRKRPRTIKTSEEVESQRMAHIAVERNRRKQMNEHLRVLRSLMPGSCVQRGDHASIIGGAIEFVRELEQLLQCLESQKRRRLYGEASRQMGDSSLAIQQPQPPLFPPLPLPDDHMKLVDFETELREETAENKSCLADVEVKLLGFDAMIKILSRRRPGQLINTIAALEELELNILHINITTIEQTVLYSFNVKIESESRFTAEDIASSVQQIFNFIHANSSM; encoded by the exons ATGTTTTTGTTGATAGATCATTTCATCACCTTGTTACATTTCTCTGAGATTTACTTGTTACAGGTAACCTTTACTGGTCTAGATTACTCTCTGAACCACCATCATCACCATCAACAACAAGATCACGAACTCATTAAGTCTCGAATTGGTGAAGGTTCTGGCGATAGCAGCAACGGAATGATCGATTATATGCTCAATAATCCTCATCCTCATCAGCAACAGCTATCATATGAGTTTTGCATTTCAACTTCCCTTGATAAATTGAGCTTCGCAGATGTTAtgcaattttcagattttgggCCTAAGTTGGCCTTAAATCAAACTAAGATATCTGAGGTAGAAACTGGTATTGATCCAGTTTACTTCCTGAAGTTTCCTGTATTGAACGATAAGAGGGAGGGACAGTCTCTAATGGTTCCTCAACTAGGTGGAGAAAATGAAGAGAGATTTAAAGGAGGGAGTAGTGTGGAAAATAAAGCAGGATTTGTGAGAGAAGATAGGGTTGTTAGAGAGGAAGTAGAAGCTAGGACTTCGGATAATACTTCGGTGCAACTCCAGTTACTTGGAGATCAAGATCTTCAAAACAAGAACCCTATACCGGAGGCGAAGAACAAGCGGAAAAGGCCAAGGACTATCAAGACAAGTGAGGAAGTGGAAAGCCAAAGAATGGCTCATATTGCAGTGGAAAGAAATCGAAGGAAGCAAATGAATGAGCATCTTCGAGTTTTGAGGTCTCTCATGCCAGGATCTTGTGTGCAAAGG GGAGATCATGCTTCTATTATTGGTGGAGCCATTGAGTTCGTTAGGGAATTGGAGCAACTCCTTCAATGCCTAGAATCTCAAAAGAGGCGAAGACTCTATGGCGAAGCTTCAAGACAGATGGGAGATTCCTCTCTTGCAATCCAGCAACCTCAACCTCCATTGTTTCCCCCTTTGCCTCTTCCAGATGATCATATGAAACTTGTAGACTTCGAAACTGAACTCCGCGAGGAAACTGCTGAGAACAAGTCCTGCCTGGCTGATGTTGAGGTGAAGCTTTTAGGGTTTGATGCTATGATCAAGATCCTATCTAGGAGAAGGCCAGGTCAGCTCATTAACACCATCGCGGCTCTAGAAGAATTGGAGCTTAACATCCTCCACATCAACATTACCACCATTGAACAAACTGTTCTCTATTCATTCAATGTCAAG ATTGAAAGTGAATCCAGGTTCACAGCAGAAGATATAGCAAGCTCGGTACAACAGATATTCAATTTTATTCATGCAAACAGCAGCATGTGA